GGCACCAGCTTGTACCAACTGTTCTGCTAGCTGAACCTGCTCATCTAAAGCCAAAATATGTGGGACAGTGACTGAAAGAGTTACTGTCGGCAACAATGAACGAGTCTGTTGCGTTAATTCTAAAACTTCAGCGGCTTCAAATCTTCTGCCCTGACTGTAAAAACTGTCGAAATTACCAATTTCAATGAGATCGGCACCAGCATTGACGGCACTGACAAATAATTCTGGCTCAACCGCAGAGACACAGATTGGTAAGTTGGTTAAATTACGAATCGCTTCCACCAATTGAGGTTGAGCAGCAATATCGACGAAAGTTGCACCGCCAGCTTCGGCAGCTTTAACGACTGCTGTTACCTGTTGGTGGTCAAAGTTATTTAAGCCGCTAATCACCTTGAGAGCATTTTTCCGAGTTAAGGCTTGAGCTAGCTGAGGATGGATGGTCATATTTACTTTTTGAAATTTTTAAGTCTGAACTGTAATTAAGTTCTAGTCTAATTATTTTAAGCTGAGGCTTGACACCAAAATAAAATAAGCAGAGGGAATTAATCTAAAACTAAGAGATTAATTAGGAGATTTTCGACGGCAGTTCAGTTAACTGCTTGCGCTGCGTTAAAACGTTTAGTTTTTGTAGTAGCATATCCACTTCAGCTTCTAGATGAAGATATTTAACCTGCTGATTTGTCTGATAGTGTGTGGTTTTTGGGGTTGGATTAGATAAAACTGTAGCCATAAATAACTTATTTTTAATTTTGTTTGATTATGCGATTTGAAATCATAACTTAAGAAAAGCACATTCTAGACAGCATAATCTTTAGATTTCCTTTAGATTGTGATAATTTATACTGCTAATCATATGTGTATCAACAGATACATAGCAATTATTGAAATTTTTTATCTTTGGTTCTTACTTAAGTAAGTTTCTCTTGTTGCGTTATTTAAGAGAAAATAAAGCGAAAGGTTTTTCGTAGCAATATTTGCGCAAAAAAGATGAGTTTACTATCTAAAGGCTTTGAAGTTGAAATGTACACTGGCACGCCAGAAGGAAAAATTGTTGGTTTGTCAGATAAAATCGTTCAAGCTTTAGATGGTTTTGTCCGCGAGCCTGATAGTCGTAACGTAGAATATACCACCGCTCCTTATTGTGGCTACGATCGCCTGCTCTGTGCCTTATTAAAGCCCAGACAATCCTTAAGAGGCTATCTGCAAACGTTAGGTGATTATACCCTCATTCCTGGTAGTACCATGTCCCTGGGAGGAAGCGATCGCTTTTGGCGTTCCGATCCTAATAATCCTTATCACGATTATATTGAGCAGACTTACGGTACTAACGTTGTAACTGCCAGTATTCATATTAATATTGGCATTGAAGATCCCGAAATCTTGATGCAGGCTTGTCGTTTAGTTAGGGTAGAAGCACCTCTATATTTAGCCCTGAGCGCCTCTTCTCCTTTTATTGATGGTCAAGTAACAGGGAGTCACTCAACACGGTGGCAAATGTTCCCCAAAACCCCGCAAAACGTACCATTATTTGAAAGTCATAGTCACTTTATCCGCTGGACAGAAGAGCAGCTAGTTGCCAAAACCATGCGTAATGTGCGCCATCTCTGGAGTGCAGTGCGTCCCAATGGCGATCGCCGTCCTTATAATCTCAACCGTTTAGAACTAAGAATTTGCGATCTCGTAGTCGATCCTCTGGCTTTACTGGCAATCACTGCTTTATTAGAAGCCAGAATCATGCAGATGATTGATGATCCTCAACTCGATCCACTACAACAAAGTAATTTATCCACTTACGATTTACAGTCAGAATTAATGGCACTAACTGACGAAAATGAAGTATTAGCTGCCCGCTCTAGTTTAGACGCTGAACTACGCCATTGGCAGGATGGTAGGAAGATTCTGGCTCGGGATTGGATTACAGAAATTTATGACGAAGTTTATCCCACTGCCAAAAAACGCGGTTTTAGCTGCTTCCTTTCTCCTTTGAAAAAAATTCTCCGTCAAGGAAACAGCGCCCAACAATGGCTAAAACTATACGAACAGGGAATGTCGCCCGTAGATATTATTCAACAAGATATCCAAAACATTGCTCGGCAAGAAAGAGATCTCGATTATGCCGTTTGTCCACAAGCCCTAATTGCCTGATAGATTAGTAATTACTGATTACTGATTACTGATTACTGATTACTAATTACTGTTCACTGTTCATTGATTTAAATGGTTCGTGTTGTCCTCGTTAATCCCGAAATTCCCCCTAATACGGGCAATATTGCCCGTAGCTGCGCTGCTACCAAGACTGAATTACATCTAGTTGCACCTCTAGGATTTGAAATCAGCGATCGCCATCTTAAAAGAGCAGGTTTAGATTATTGGCCGCTCGTAAAACTCCACTATCATGAAAACTTGGCGGCTTTTTGGCAAGAGCATCAGCAAAGAGGAGGTAGACTGATTGCTTTTAGTGTCAGGGGTACAAAAAATTATCTTGATTGCCAATATCAAGAAACAGACTGGCTGGTATTTGGTAAAGAAACTGCGGGCTTGCCTCCAGAAGTAACTGCTGCCTGCGATCAAATAGTCCGTATTGATATTGCTGAACCAAAGGTACGCAGCTTAAATCTTTCTGTTAGTGTCTCCGTTGGCTTATTTGAAGCAATTAGACAGTCAACACATTAACCGAATTTTGACCAATTAACTGTATTCTTGCTCGTACTACACTTGTTTAGAATCTCGTTTTAGGTTAATTTACTCTAAAAATAAGCTCTAATCATCAAGGCAACTAATTAGCAAAGTGAAACAAATGACCCAGACTTTGCCAAATCTGCCTGAAAAAAAATGCTGTATTCTTTCTAAAATCAGACACCAATCTTGATATGGTTAAACTTGCTAATAATACATACTTCCAACTAGGTGTCTTTATGTCATCGGTAATGGTGGTGCAAACAATGGGCCAAAATCAATTGACTCATGCTATAGAGTTCGATCGCCCCTTAATTGAACAATTATCCATTACTAAACCAGGCGTTGATTCAGTTCAATCACAGCAACAGCTTACATCTCTCCCGCAAATTTTCAACCTACTTGCTTTTCAGTTCAAATCTCACTTAGGATTTTCAACGCAGTTAGATAATCCTCAACCTGCTAGTACGGTTCTTTTAGCTCAATCAAAACGAACGAATCCTGCCTCAAACAATCAAGAATCATACCTGGCGAATGCCCAAACCCAACCCCAACCTCCGTCGCTAATTTATCATCAAGTAAAGCAAGGAGATACCATCACCAAAATTGCTAGTGAATATCAAGTATCGAGAAACGAGCTAATTAAACTTAATCAGATTCCCAATTCAAATGTTATTTTTGTCGATCAAAGATTACAAATTCCGACTACAGCGATTCAAAATAATCAAAATAATACCTTAAATTCTAGCAATTCGGCGATCGCTAATTTAGCTCCCACAACTAATTCTCGCACTTTGCCTCAGCCAAAGAGTAACCAAACAAATATTGTTCCATCTGCCGACGAAGATCCCTACATCGCTAATCTCAGAGCAGAAATAGACCAACTGCGCGCACAGTATAAACAGGAACAGGAACAAAAAGTAAATGGTAATGTAAAAACAGCTAGTTTAGTTTCCGTAACTGACCAACAGTTGGAATCAAAAGCAAAATCTAATCCTGCACAAATATCTACTACTGCTAAATTAAATTCACCTTTGCCACAGCGCAATATAAAATCCAATTTAATCAAACAAAATCTGATTGCTTTAAAACTGCCTCCTTTATCTAACCCAGACGCATATCTACCCAATACTTTTGACGGCTATGCTTGGCCTGCTGAGGGAGTAGTAACCTCTGGCTATGGATGGCGTTGGGGAAGAATGCATCAAGGAATTGATATTGCTGCACCCATTGGTACACCTATTGTAGCAGCAGCAGCGGGAACAGTAATTGGTGTTGGATGGCACGATGGCTACGGCAACACTGTTAAGCTAGAGCATTTAGACGGCAGCGTTACTTTGTACGGTCACAATGACCGAAATTTAGTTACTCATGGTCAGCAAGTCGAGAAAGGGGAGCAGATAGCCGAAATGGGTAATACTGGCTTTAGTACGGGTTCTCATCTCCATTTTGAAATTCATTTAAGAGATCAACAGATAGTCGATCCTATAACCTTACTTAGTGAGAGATAGTTTAGTTGTCGATTTTCTTGTGAGTGGCGATCGCCCATCTGAACTCAAATTGACGTTTTAATAAATATGAATATTAAAGCTAAATGTGATTTCCAGAGCTTTTAAGGGAAAATCGGCAGGTA
The genomic region above belongs to Pleurocapsa minor HA4230-MV1 and contains:
- the gshA gene encoding glutamate--cysteine ligase; translated protein: MSLLSKGFEVEMYTGTPEGKIVGLSDKIVQALDGFVREPDSRNVEYTTAPYCGYDRLLCALLKPRQSLRGYLQTLGDYTLIPGSTMSLGGSDRFWRSDPNNPYHDYIEQTYGTNVVTASIHINIGIEDPEILMQACRLVRVEAPLYLALSASSPFIDGQVTGSHSTRWQMFPKTPQNVPLFESHSHFIRWTEEQLVAKTMRNVRHLWSAVRPNGDRRPYNLNRLELRICDLVVDPLALLAITALLEARIMQMIDDPQLDPLQQSNLSTYDLQSELMALTDENEVLAARSSLDAELRHWQDGRKILARDWITEIYDEVYPTAKKRGFSCFLSPLKKILRQGNSAQQWLKLYEQGMSPVDIIQQDIQNIARQERDLDYAVCPQALIA
- a CDS encoding tRNA (cytidine(34)-2'-O)-methyltransferase; this encodes MVRVVLVNPEIPPNTGNIARSCAATKTELHLVAPLGFEISDRHLKRAGLDYWPLVKLHYHENLAAFWQEHQQRGGRLIAFSVRGTKNYLDCQYQETDWLVFGKETAGLPPEVTAACDQIVRIDIAEPKVRSLNLSVSVSVGLFEAIRQSTH
- a CDS encoding DUF561 domain-containing protein translates to MTIHPQLAQALTRKNALKVISGLNNFDHQQVTAVVKAAEAGGATFVDIAAQPQLVEAIRNLTNLPICVSAVEPELFVSAVNAGADLIEIGNFDSFYSQGRRFEAAEVLELTQQTRSLLPTVTLSVTVPHILALDEQVQLAEQLVQAGADLIQTEGGTSIQPGNPGVRGLIEKAAPTLAAAYSISQAVNIPVLCASGLSSVTVPMAIAAGASGVGVGSAINQLNSEVAMVAVVRSLVEALSGSQVSVG
- a CDS encoding peptidoglycan DD-metalloendopeptidase family protein; this translates as MVKLANNTYFQLGVFMSSVMVVQTMGQNQLTHAIEFDRPLIEQLSITKPGVDSVQSQQQLTSLPQIFNLLAFQFKSHLGFSTQLDNPQPASTVLLAQSKRTNPASNNQESYLANAQTQPQPPSLIYHQVKQGDTITKIASEYQVSRNELIKLNQIPNSNVIFVDQRLQIPTTAIQNNQNNTLNSSNSAIANLAPTTNSRTLPQPKSNQTNIVPSADEDPYIANLRAEIDQLRAQYKQEQEQKVNGNVKTASLVSVTDQQLESKAKSNPAQISTTAKLNSPLPQRNIKSNLIKQNLIALKLPPLSNPDAYLPNTFDGYAWPAEGVVTSGYGWRWGRMHQGIDIAAPIGTPIVAAAAGTVIGVGWHDGYGNTVKLEHLDGSVTLYGHNDRNLVTHGQQVEKGEQIAEMGNTGFSTGSHLHFEIHLRDQQIVDPITLLSER